gtgtgtttaattttgttAAGAAATGCCAGAGTTGCACTgacgtggcagcctagtggctaaagtctcgccttccatgtgccaggatcccatttgggatctggttcatatcccagctgcttccactctgagaatgacccaaatccctggaaccctgcactggcatgggagacccagatggatttcctggctcctgggtttgaattggtgcagctctggccactgcaaccacctggggagtgatcagcggatggaagatcttcctctctgctcctcctttctgtatatctgactttccaataaaaataaataaatcttaagaaaaagactgCCTTAGACTCTAACAGGTTTTGATGCTATGACAAAGAACAGGTTTTCTTCGTTTGTTAAAACTTTGATTATTCCATAAATAATCTGGATTTATGTTGGTAATGAAGATATATGTTGATCATAGACTCTAGATATTTGCTACATTTTCTAGATTTCAGATTTAAGGTTCTTGGCCAAAGATAATGAATATATTAACTGAATATTTGGAACAAACTGAGAAtgatttaaggaaagaaaaatatcacaaaaCTACATAAGAAAACCTCTTAATTTTGAATATTAGCAAATGAAGATTCAAATTTAAATGCAAACCTTTACCTGTAAAATATAACCAGAGCAAATAATAGCCAGAAATATAATATCTGCTTTGCAAATTACTCCAGAAGACATCCTTGAGCCAAATACAGGCAGATTTTCTAGTTTAATTGAAACGTTCCTTGGAGGCATAACTTGGAGGCTTCTCAGACTCTACCAGTGATCATCAGTACAATGGACAATTTCAGCTTTGGATAGATACATCTGTAACAGTGCAACTGGGATCAGTAAGTGGAGCATTGAAGGCAAAAGTTGTCTATGAACAGACATGCCTTCTGTACTGGATACCttgtttttgatcatttttattttggaattcaCAGTGGGGATTGGGGGAAACGGATTCATTATACTGGTACACAGTATTGACTGGATGAAAAAACGCAAGGTCTTTCTCGTTGACTTTGTCCTCACCTGCTTGGCCCTCTCTAGGATACTTTTTCTGTGGATGACAATTTCATATATCTCTCTTGAATTTTTCTATGAGAAAATACTTCTGCCTGAGGATCTGAAGATCATTTGCAAAGTTCTCTGGGTAGGAAGCAACTATTTTTGCATGTCTTGTACCACTTGCCTCAGTGTCTTATACTTTTTCAAGATAGCCAACTTCTCTCACTCTGTGTTCCTCTGGATGAAGAAGAGGATTCACAAACTGCTCCTAGCTATCATGGTAGTAGCCgtgttttctttctgcaaataTCTCATTCTGAAGAAAATGCTTACTAAGAGGCTGGTACATGAATGGATACTAATGACAAAAAACTCAACATCTGATTTGATGGAAGTACTATATGACGTCTTAATTTCTCATATTATCATCCACATGGTGCTCATCATCTTCTTCGTGGTGACATCGACCTCGTTCCTTCTTCTGATCCTGTCCTTGTGGAGCCACACCAGACAGATGAAGCTGCATGGCATATATTCCCGGGATTCTAGCACAGAGGTTCACGTCAAAGCTATGAAAGCCATGATgtcatttcttcttctctttcttgtgcATTATTTTAGCCATGCTGTGATGATATTAACCTATTATTTTCCAGACAGCACTGCAATAAAGATTTTTGCTTATGTGATAATATTTCTTTATCCATCTGGCCATCCTCTTCTTCTGATTTTATGGCATAGCAAATTGAAACAGGCTTCAGTCTGTGTCCTGCAGAAGATAAAATGTGTCAGAGACCATAACACATAAGCATGCTTGGTGAAGTCctgagagaaaagcaaagagaaagatgggaagaagaaaatgcCTCAGTACCAGTCTCTTTCACCCACATACTCTTCTCTTACAATGTTCTAGGCTACGGTGTCCAGCATTATTGAAATTGTCTGGTTTGCATTCAAAGCAAATTGCATGTTTGTGTTAGGCACAGAGATACTTTAGttgataataaaattaaaatacactgaTAATGAATTTTATATTAAGCATTATAAATGATAATGATTACTTGACTTTTAAATGTTATTACTGTGTTGGATAAACAATaaagtataataaaaatgaaggatTACAACATGTATTTAATTGTGTTATGTATGTGTGTTCTAGACACAAACGGTGAAATTCAGTTAATAAAATCGTATTTAATTAGACTAATCTGAAAACAATGATCAATTTATCATTGATTGAAACCTGTGTTGGACTTTCAGCCTTATGATTAGCAAACTGGTTAAGATTCCTAATTGCCACATGTGAGTTCAAAGCGGTGATATCCATCTACAGTTCTCGACCCTAGCTTGCagcatgcagaccctgggaggactCAGTGACAGCTCAAGAGGTGGGCAACCTGGGCTGAGTCCTCACCTCCCGACTTTGATTTAGTTCTCTTCCTGTCACTACAGGCATGCATCTCATTGTGCAGTGCAGCCATAAATTATGTATGAATTCAATGATTTTCCTGATGATATGGTATGAATTAGCATACTATCATTGCTGTTCAGAAAACTTACAGCTTTTCAAGTTAATACCACACAAATTTGAAGTTTAAAAACTGTTAATATTAGTGTTTAAAAAAACACTTGATCCTTTTAATTCTTGTCTGTCCCAAGATAATCTGACATAACCATTGTAAACAAAATCGTATTTTTTTCTAGAGAAGAAATGTTTGGCATCATTTTACATTCCTAGGTTTTGTGTCCAATTTCATCCCAATCCATCCTAAATTCTCTTCacttatattttacataaaaatataggttttttaaaagatttatttatttttactggaaagtcagatctacagagagaaggcgagacctCCTATCtattggtcactccccaagtgaccacgatgtctgcagctgagctgatctgaagccaggagcttcctccaggtcttccaagtgggtgcagggtcccaaggttttggctcatccttgattgccttcccagatcacaagaatgggagatggatgggaacaggagcagctgggatacaaactggcacccacatgggatcctagagcatgcaaggcaaggactttagccactaggctactgtgctgagcccacaAAGATATATGCTTTTGTGAACTACCTGAAAATACATATCTCTTTAAAATGCCTTGATTATTTACATTCCCAagttattttctctttgtttttcatccTTCAAGGGCTCATTTGCCCTTCCAGGGTTTTTGTGAATTTGTAGCAGTCATTATCGTTCCTCAGCTTCTTACATTCAAGCCCTTACATGCAGCATCTCACAATATTACTTTCTTAGGAAACAAAGCCTTTAGAGAGGAGATTGACCTAAAATGACGTTTCTATGGAAGACACAAATCCAACTGCCTTGTTCTTTATTAGAAGAGGATATTTGAACACACAGCGATACACATGCACAGAAGAAACCCCCCAGGAGggtctagcaaaaaaaaaaaaaatgaccatcaGGAATCAAGGAGAGAgctcagcagaaaatgaccctCCTGATGCATTGATCTTGGACTTCCATCAGCTTTCAAAAAGGTCTCGAGTGAATTTCTGTTGGTTACGCCATCTGGTCCCAAAGATGTCCAGGCCAGCCTCCGCAGTACTGCTCATTGTCCTAACCTCCCCTTGCCCAGTGATATTCTAACCTTTCAGTTCTTCCGTACCCTCCATCTTGCTTCTGTATGATAAGTACACAGCTGATGTTTATTCTTTCATGATACATTAATCTCTGTCACTTATTTCTGACATTGGAGCAGGAAGATGGTACAAGTTGAATCGTTTTTGGCAAAAATCACCTGTTCTGTTCCAGTGTGTATCAAATGAAAGTCAAGATTGCCTTCCACTTTCACGCCTGCTTGTGCAACAAACTCAGGCAGTTGAGCtggcctgcctgtctgcccctTTGCTCCTTCCCTCTAGTCTTCCTTTTTTCCTAAAGGTGGACCATCAGCCATCTCTTCAAAATCTCCCTGCTGACTGTCTGCAGGCACCAGAGACTCTCTCCccaatacagagaggaagctgatGAAATTCCCCTCTGCTTTCATAGAGCCCAGAAGCCCAAGTACATCAGGATTATTTTCAACTGCTAATATAATATCCTTTCAGGATACAACCATATTTATGCCGGAAAAAATACCACAATCTTTGTCACTTGACAAGGGCAACATGATCTGTAGGAAACTCTATGTTACTAAGAAATGTTCTTATAATATTACCTTCTCACCTTCAGAATAAGCCAGTACACATCCCCAAGTGCATAACACCGAACCATGTCATTCACACAATTCAAGGGACATAAGCATTAGAATTTACAGATCTgtgcctggagcagtagcctagcaactaaagtcttctccttgcatgtgccgggatcccatatgggtgctggttctaatcccggtggctccacttctcatccagctccctgtttgtggcttgggaaagcagtcgaagacagcccaaagtattggaatcctacacccatgtgggagacccagaagaagctcctggtttctggctgtgGATCCATTCAGCTtctgcagttgcagccacttggggagtgaatcaatgggtggaagatcttcctctctgtctctcctcctctctgtatatctgactttccaataaaaatacataatttttttaaaaaaaggaatttgcaGCCCCACGATCCTCACTGCTGTGTTTACCATCTACTTTTCCTATGTTTATCGGTAGTT
Above is a window of Ochotona princeps isolate mOchPri1 chromosome 27, mOchPri1.hap1, whole genome shotgun sequence DNA encoding:
- the LOC118760281 gene encoding taste receptor type 2 member 8-like, giving the protein MPSVLDTLFLIIFILEFTVGIGGNGFIILVHSIDWMKKRKVFLVDFVLTCLALSRILFLWMTISYISLEFFYEKILLPEDLKIICKVLWVGSNYFCMSCTTCLSVLYFFKIANFSHSVFLWMKKRIHKLLLAIMVVAVFSFCKYLILKKMLTKRLVHEWILMTKNSTSDLMEVLYDVLISHIIIHMVLIIFFVVTSTSFLLLILSLWSHTRQMKLHGIYSRDSSTEVHVKAMKAMMSFLLLFLVHYFSHAVMILTYYFPDSTAIKIFAYVIIFLYPSGHPLLLILWHSKLKQASVCVLQKIKCVRDHNT